The Shewanella halotolerans region GCTGTGGACTCAATTACGACACCCTGACCCTGGCGAGCCTAGTGCACAATATCGGCGCCTTGCCGGTACTGACCGAGGCCGAGGCCAATCCTCATCTGTTTACCAGCATAGAGCAACTCAGGGCGCTGGTGAGAAAGATGCAGGGGCCACTAGGTCGCGCCGTGCTGAAGAGCTGGGACTTCTCGCCCGAGGTAACAGAGGTGGTCGAGCGTTGGGCGGATCTGCCCTATCTGCCGGAGCAGGTGACCTATCTGGATTTCGTGCGCGCCGCCGCCTTCTATACCGGCGAGCTGCGCGCCGGTCACGATCTGGAGGAGCGCCTGGACGTGTTCCTTCAGCGTGGCTTACCCGTGAGCCCAGAATATCTGGGATCGGATGAATTTCTCGACAACTACCATTCGATTAAATTAAGTTATGAATAGATAAGATCTGGTCGGCAGAGTGTGCCGATCCGTCTTGTCGTTTCTTTATTTATCAAAATATTAGGGATTGTGTGACGGCAACTGAGCTGATTTGGTTAATAGTCTATCTGATAGCAATCGGCATCGCTGGTATCATCTACTGGTACTGGCATAGGCGCACTGAGCTTAAGTTTCTTAAACGTCTGGTGACCCAGCTAAGTCAGCAACATAAGGTGCGCCAGCCCCTGAATATTGCCACCATTCCCTACCGTTTTATCCCCCTGTATGTGCAGCTGCAACACCTGCTGAAACAACTACCGCCCCCAAAGGGTCGCGACAAGCTAACCGGGCTGCTCAATCGCGTTGGCCTCAAGGCTAAGTTGACCCGCAAGATGCCTCTCACCCATGGGATGTTTGTGCTTATCGATATCCACCGCTTTCGCTATGTGAATGATCTCTTTGGCTTCTCCCTGGGGGATAAGCTGCTGCAGGCCTTGGCGGAGCGCTTGGAACGGCGCATCGGCGATAAGGACATGCTGGCGCGGATGAATGAAGATGAGTTTCTGATCTACTTTAATACTCCCATGAGCGAGGCCGAGCTTATGGGGTTTCAGCAGGGACTGGCGCAGCCCATCAGTATCAAGGGAACCGTGATCAATTTGCAGCTGCAACTTGGCTATCTTGAGCTGTCATTGCACCACGCCGACGTCAGTCAGATGCTGCGGCGCCTGGATCTGGCATTGGTGCGGGCCAAGTCGGCCAGCAACTATATCGCCGCCTATCAGGAAGGGGACGATCGCAGTCAGCACAGACAGTTGACCATAGTCAGCTGTTTCCCCAAGGCGCTGGAGCAAAACGAGCTCTATCTGGTGTTTCAGCCCAAATATAATCTGGCCACAGGAGATTGTACCCATGCCGAGGCCCTGATCCGCTGGGACAGCTCTGTGCTTGGGCCTGTCTCCCCGGGTGAGTTTATTCCGCTTTTAGAGTGTGCCGGGATGATCAGCCTGCTCAGCCAGTGGGTGGTCGATCAGGTGCTGTTGCAGCAGGTGCGCTGGCAGGAGAGTGATATTCGCCTGCAGCTGGCGATCAACCTGGCGATCGACGATCTGAGCGAGAAGCAGCTGAGTGAGCGGATCATTACCCGCCTGAAGCAACATGGCCTCAGTGCTCAGGTGCTTTCTATCGAGATCACCGAGAGCCAGTTGATGACAGACATGGTGCGCACCGTGGCCGTGCTCAATCGCCTCAAGCGCGCTGGCGTCAAGGTGGCGATAGATGATTTTGGTACCGGCCACTCTTCGCTGGCCTATCTCAAACACCTGCCGGTGGACGAAGTTAAGATAGACAGAGCTTTCCTGACCGGGCTGGAGTCGGATCCACGGGCGCAGCATATCGTTCGCAGCGCCGTCGACCTGGCCAAAGGACTAGACTTTTCGGTGACCGTCGAGGGCGTCGAGCAGATGCCGGTATTCAAGCTGTTGCAGCAGATGGGGGTCGATAAGGTGCAGGGGGATATTTACGCCAAGCCGATGCGGGCGCCAGAGCTTGAGATGCATTGGCGCAAGTTAAATCGGCCGCTCTGCTAGGATTTAAGAGCTAAAAGGCTTTATTACAGTCTGATGGCCTGGTTGAAGTGACGGCCGAGCTCCTCCAGGAGGGGCGGCGTCATGGGGCAGAGCTGCCTCGCCTTGTTCATGCATACCATCTCGATATGGGCGGTCACCGCCGGCTTGGTGCCCTTGGGGCGCCAGATCTCCTGCTGCCATACGGTGCGATACTTGCTCTCGAAAAAGAAGCGGGTACGCACATCCACCACGTCGGCAAATTCAACCCCTTCATGGCAGAGCATGTCGCTGCGATAGACGGCAAAACCCAGGCCGTGCTGCTGCCAGAGGGCTGCCAGTCGCTCGGCGCCGATCACATGCTCGCGGGCCCGTTCGAAATATTTCAAGAAGTTAGGATGGTACACCACGCCGGAAAAGTCGGTATCTTCGTAGTAGATCTGCACCGGAAAATGAAAGGTAGGGCTGAACTTATCGTCTGGCTTCATCTGGAGTCTGGGCTAAATAAGAGAGGCGACAGCATAGCATACTCTCGCTCTGTCATGGCACGACTTGTTGGCGAGTGGTGTGTTAAGGCTCTATTTGCTGGCGATCGCCTGTAGGCTGTTCATTATGCTCTGATAGCTGCCGTCTTGCTTAAGGGCCTTGAGGCCGAGATCTAGCTTGTCGGCAAACAGCTGGGCGTTGGGACGCTGCTTGGAGAAGGCCACATAGAGGTCGCCGGTATGATTATGCACGCTGCGGCTAATCACCTTGCCGACCCCCATCTGACCAAGATACTGATTGGCTACCTCGTCGTACATGATGGCGGCATCGATGCGGTTGAGCAGCAACAGGTTGATCAGCTGATTGTGATTGTCCACCTCGACTAATTTGAGCTGTTTAAGCTCAGACAGCTCATCACCATATTCATAGCCCTTGATGATGCCGACAAGCAACCCCAGGGGCAGATGCCATTTGTCCTCTGCCTGCAGCGGATGGGCATTATTCTGATAGAAGGAGGCCGATGTGGTGAACAGGGGGATCTGGCCGAAGACAAACTCCTCCTGGGTCTTACGCTCTTTGTGCAGATTAAAGACACCATCTACTATGCCTTGCTTGGTCATCACCACGCCGCGGGCATAGGAGACCACCAGACTGTCGACATCGACATTGACCCGGGCAAACGCCTGCTTGACCAGACGATGGGACAGGCCTTTGCCATAGGGATCGGCAAAAGGCGCCCAGTTATCTTCGGCGGCCAGCTTGACCTTGAGCGGCGCCGACGGGCTGCCGGCCGAGGCCATATTCAGCTCCTGGCCAGTGACGGTGAGGCTAAAAAGCGCCAACATGAGTGTCAGGCCTGAGGTGAGGTGATTGATTTGCCGAGATAAGCTGGGGTGCAACATTAGATTCCTTGCAGCGGTCGCGTCCTTATGTTGCCCATGATAAGGGGTTTTCGAGGGAGATCAACTGCATTGCTGCGGCTGACGGAGTGTTTTTTGTAGCATTCGAGCTACATCTGTGCGTAGCTTAGGCGATTTAGGCTATAGCGCGGTGCTTAGGCGGTGATTTGTATGGCTGACAAGGGGTTAGCGGGATAGGGGAGAGGCGTTCAAAATCATTAGCTTATTATGATTTAGTGGGTTTTTTTTTCGGGGCTTCTGCTACACTCTGAATGATGTTATCAGGTTGATAATAAAAAACTTAGCCTCGAGAAAATTTAAGCCTTGTATGAATCAAGATACATTATTTTCGCTCTCTCAAAATGCCGCGCTCTTGTTGATCATGGTATTTATCTACGACGCGGTGCCGCGGCACCATCGTAGCGAGTATTTTTTGTTGTGGCGCCTCATCATGGGGGCGGTGATAGGCGGCGTGACCGTGCTGACCATGATGACTTCCTGGGAATATCAGCCCGGGGTCTTTATCGATACCCGCTCTGTGGTGTTGGCCATCAGTGGTCTCTTCTTCGGCGGCCTGCCCACCTTCGTCGCCGCTGCTGTGGCCTGTGCCTATCGCCTGTTCCAGGGGGGCGATGGCATGCTGGTCGGGGTGACAGTGATTCTGGTCTCCGCCCTGTTTGGTAGCCTGTGGCGCTACTATCGCAAGACCACCATCGCCGATCTCGGCTTTATCGAGTTGTATCTGTTTGGTTTCCTGCTGCATTTCTCGACCCTGTCGCTGCTGTTTATTCTGCCCTTTTCCATGTTTGTCGATCTCCTGGTGCAGATCGCTCTGCCTGTGATGCTGATTTTTCCCATAGTGACGGCCCTGCTGGGCATGCTGCTGGCCAGGCGGCTGGAGGTGGAGCGGGACGCCAAGATCCAGCTACAGGATGACTTTATTTTTCGCTCGCAATTTAACGTCGGCAACATGGGGATCGCCATCACCTCAGTGGATCAGCATTGGATCAAGGTCAATCCTCGCCTGTGTAAGATGCTCAAATATTCCGAGACAGAGCTGCTCAACCGCACCTGGACCGAGCTGACCTATTTCGAAGATCTTAAGGCGGATATGACCCAGTTCCAGCGCATGTTAAAGGGGGAGATAGATGCCTATGAGATGGATAAGCGCTTCGTCGCCAAAGATGGGGAGATCGTCTATACCCACCTGACGGTGGCCTGTCGCCGCAACCATAACATGGTGGATATGGTGATCGCCGGCCTTATCGACATCACTGAGCATAAGCGGGCGGAGATGGCGATGCGCACCAGTCAGGAGCGCCTGGCCTTGGTGCTGGAGAGCAGCGATCTTGGCATGTGGGACTGGGATATCAAGAGTAACGAGACCAAGCGTAATCCCTGGTGTGCCAAGGTGCTTGCCTGCGACCTCGAAAGACTTAATCGCGACAGCCGTATCTGGATTGATGCCATCCATCCCCAGGACAGGATGGCGGTGCTTAACTCCATCGACCGTCACCTTAAAGGGGAGACCCAGAAACATTACATCGAATACCGGCTGATTAGCCTCAGCGGCGAAGAGCATTGGATCTTGGACACCGGCAAGGTGGTCAGCCGTGACCGTAATGGCCTGCCGACCCGCATGTGCGGTGTGCACTCGGACATTACCGAGCAGAAGAAGGTGCAGGAGTCGCTGGAGCTGGCGGCCTCTGTGTATAACAACTCCAGTGAAGCCATGAGCGT contains the following coding sequences:
- a CDS encoding substrate-binding periplasmic protein, with protein sequence MLHPSLSRQINHLTSGLTLMLALFSLTVTGQELNMASAGSPSAPLKVKLAAEDNWAPFADPYGKGLSHRLVKQAFARVNVDVDSLVVSYARGVVMTKQGIVDGVFNLHKERKTQEEFVFGQIPLFTTSASFYQNNAHPLQAEDKWHLPLGLLVGIIKGYEYGDELSELKQLKLVEVDNHNQLINLLLLNRIDAAIMYDEVANQYLGQMGVGKVISRSVHNHTGDLYVAFSKQRPNAQLFADKLDLGLKALKQDGSYQSIMNSLQAIASK
- a CDS encoding HDOD domain-containing protein, whose product is MSNEHQLLVGLLKKLKADALVLPTLPEVAMRVQEVVSRPDSSPKQVAEIIGQDAAISARMIKVANSAMYSRGIKAENINAAVTRIGLTQIKAIATSVAMEQLFISTNEMVWEVMDEVWRASIEVTSAACALLLKYSKTHKGCGLNYDTLTLASLVHNIGALPVLTEAEANPHLFTSIEQLRALVRKMQGPLGRAVLKSWDFSPEVTEVVERWADLPYLPEQVTYLDFVRAAAFYTGELRAGHDLEERLDVFLQRGLPVSPEYLGSDEFLDNYHSIKLSYE
- a CDS encoding putative bifunctional diguanylate cyclase/phosphodiesterase; this translates as MTATELIWLIVYLIAIGIAGIIYWYWHRRTELKFLKRLVTQLSQQHKVRQPLNIATIPYRFIPLYVQLQHLLKQLPPPKGRDKLTGLLNRVGLKAKLTRKMPLTHGMFVLIDIHRFRYVNDLFGFSLGDKLLQALAERLERRIGDKDMLARMNEDEFLIYFNTPMSEAELMGFQQGLAQPISIKGTVINLQLQLGYLELSLHHADVSQMLRRLDLALVRAKSASNYIAAYQEGDDRSQHRQLTIVSCFPKALEQNELYLVFQPKYNLATGDCTHAEALIRWDSSVLGPVSPGEFIPLLECAGMISLLSQWVVDQVLLQQVRWQESDIRLQLAINLAIDDLSEKQLSERIITRLKQHGLSAQVLSIEITESQLMTDMVRTVAVLNRLKRAGVKVAIDDFGTGHSSLAYLKHLPVDEVKIDRAFLTGLESDPRAQHIVRSAVDLAKGLDFSVTVEGVEQMPVFKLLQQMGVDKVQGDIYAKPMRAPELEMHWRKLNRPLC
- a CDS encoding thioesterase family protein → MKPDDKFSPTFHFPVQIYYEDTDFSGVVYHPNFLKYFERAREHVIGAERLAALWQQHGLGFAVYRSDMLCHEGVEFADVVDVRTRFFFESKYRTVWQQEIWRPKGTKPAVTAHIEMVCMNKARQLCPMTPPLLEELGRHFNQAIRL